The following coding sequences lie in one Maribacter forsetii DSM 18668 genomic window:
- a CDS encoding efflux RND transporter periplasmic adaptor subunit yields the protein MKKNVLYLVAAVFVGLLCGYFIFGTNSTAPGEKVHNDHDHEEVGSSEMWTCSMHPQIMQSEPGDCPICGMDLIPAETGADGLSANEIKMTENAIALANIQTAIVGSVAGASEDNNILLSGKIVPNDENNAVQASYFDGRLERLHVNYEGQKIQKGQLLATIYSPNLVAAQQELLTTSTLKESQPALYEAVRNKLKLWKLSDAQIAAIETTGKVKDNFPIYATVTGTVTEVTAREGDYVKQGQPILKVSNLTTVWAEFDAYENQISSLKVGQKIKVVLNAYATKEFEATVSFVDPILSNATRTVIVRAILKNTDDLFKPGMFVTGKISGENNHNEDVITVPASAVMWTGERSLVYVKTSVDQPIFEMREVNINGRNGENISIASGLQHGEEIVTNGTFTIDAAAQLQGKKSMMNKMGGRVMTGHEHHTGMEATSNKAETSSHMEMEFSKSFQDDFSKALHTYLEMKDAFVSGEPQQITSLAKKAAAAFESLPKKDLGTLEKEHLEQSIAMFSAIGKSDHLDQQREHLVVLNEHIVAMAMNLKSPIESLYVQRCPMSNSDQGAVWLSLDEEIRNPYVDRGMLTCGSVVQVIQ from the coding sequence ATGAAGAAAAATGTTCTTTACCTAGTTGCCGCCGTGTTCGTAGGGTTACTTTGTGGCTATTTTATATTTGGCACTAATTCTACTGCCCCGGGTGAAAAAGTGCACAATGATCATGACCATGAAGAGGTTGGATCCAGTGAAATGTGGACCTGCTCTATGCATCCACAGATCATGCAGTCAGAACCAGGCGATTGCCCCATATGTGGTATGGATTTGATACCTGCGGAGACAGGTGCGGACGGACTTTCGGCCAACGAAATTAAAATGACCGAAAATGCCATTGCCTTGGCAAATATTCAAACAGCGATAGTAGGATCGGTTGCTGGTGCATCTGAGGATAACAATATTTTACTTTCCGGTAAAATTGTACCCAATGATGAGAATAATGCGGTACAGGCCAGTTATTTTGATGGTCGTTTAGAACGTTTACATGTGAATTATGAGGGGCAAAAGATACAGAAAGGCCAGCTATTGGCAACCATTTATTCCCCTAATTTGGTCGCGGCACAACAAGAGCTTTTGACTACGTCAACCCTAAAAGAATCTCAACCGGCTTTATATGAAGCGGTGAGGAATAAATTGAAATTGTGGAAATTATCCGATGCTCAAATTGCCGCAATTGAAACTACAGGTAAGGTTAAGGACAATTTTCCGATCTATGCTACGGTAACCGGTACCGTTACAGAGGTTACGGCTAGGGAAGGGGACTACGTAAAACAAGGCCAGCCTATATTAAAAGTTAGTAACCTTACTACGGTTTGGGCAGAATTCGATGCTTATGAAAATCAAATATCAAGTTTAAAAGTTGGGCAGAAAATAAAAGTAGTTTTAAATGCTTATGCTACAAAAGAATTTGAGGCAACAGTATCTTTTGTAGACCCAATTTTAAGTAATGCTACCCGTACGGTCATTGTTAGGGCCATTCTTAAAAATACAGATGATTTATTTAAACCGGGTATGTTTGTTACCGGTAAAATCTCTGGTGAAAACAACCATAATGAGGATGTTATAACCGTACCTGCAAGTGCTGTAATGTGGACGGGGGAGCGGTCTTTGGTATACGTAAAAACTAGTGTGGATCAACCCATTTTTGAAATGCGGGAAGTAAATATCAACGGAAGAAATGGTGAAAACATAAGTATTGCTAGCGGCTTACAGCATGGAGAGGAAATTGTTACCAATGGTACTTTTACCATTGATGCTGCTGCACAGTTACAGGGTAAGAAATCTATGATGAACAAAATGGGAGGTAGGGTAATGACCGGACATGAACATCATACTGGGATGGAAGCTACTAGTAATAAAGCTGAAACATCATCTCATATGGAGATGGAATTTTCAAAGTCTTTTCAAGATGATTTTTCTAAGGCCTTGCATACCTATTTGGAAATGAAAGATGCATTTGTTTCTGGTGAACCCCAGCAAATTACTTCTTTGGCCAAAAAAGCTGCAGCTGCTTTTGAATCATTACCCAAAAAGGATTTGGGTACACTTGAAAAAGAACATTTGGAACAAAGTATAGCCATGTTCTCGGCAATTGGTAAAAGTGACCATCTAGACCAACAAAGAGAACATTTAGTAGTCTTAAATGAACATATTGTAGCTATGGCCATGAATTTGAAATCACCTATTGAGAGCTTGTATGTGCAACGTTGTCCTATGTCCAATAGCGACCAAGGCGCAGTATGGCTGAGTCTTGATGAAGAAATTAGGAACCCATATGTTGATAGGGGTATGTTAACCTGTGGTAGTGTAGTACAGGTAATTCAATAG
- a CDS encoding DUF305 domain-containing protein has product MKKVENVSNEMGDNNYTKFALMLVASFVAMYISMYLNTYAIDHVYFSLTRFYMSCLGISTMALIMFFAMRNMYKNRKKNMVIIFGSIALFLAALGLVRVQAPIVGDVLWMKAMIPHHSIAILTSERADIQDPEVKKLANDIIKAQKREIEEMKAMIKRLENEK; this is encoded by the coding sequence ATGAAAAAAGTAGAAAATGTAAGTAATGAAATGGGTGATAATAACTATACAAAATTTGCATTGATGCTCGTGGCATCCTTTGTGGCCATGTACATCAGCATGTACTTAAATACCTATGCTATAGACCATGTTTATTTTAGTCTCACAAGGTTCTATATGAGTTGTTTGGGTATTTCTACCATGGCATTGATCATGTTTTTTGCCATGCGTAATATGTATAAGAACAGAAAGAAGAATATGGTTATAATCTTTGGCAGTATAGCTTTGTTTTTAGCTGCTTTGGGCTTGGTTAGGGTACAAGCGCCCATTGTAGGTGATGTGTTGTGGATGAAGGCAATGATACCGCATCATTCTATTGCAATTTTAACCAGTGAACGTGCAGATATTCAGGATCCAGAGGTCAAAAAGTTGGCCAATGATATTATCAAAGCACAAAAAAGGGAAATCGAAGAAATGAAGGCGATGATCAAGCGCCTTGAAAACGAAAAATAA
- a CDS encoding DUF3347 domain-containing protein yields MKTVNKSIATIALTTMIIVTISCKDEKKGSEVSLEEIEMNDAKKMSMSASEKVKVETILSDYFNLKNALVDDDNDKAKTLGNTLAKSLSSLDQSQYSENQLEKLASIIADATEQSKHISEADIVKQREYFKILSKDLTNMVAFTGTENTLYQQFCPMYDDGSAWLSKSDNIKNPYYGSKMLTCGKVQKEIN; encoded by the coding sequence ATGAAAACAGTAAATAAAAGTATAGCTACGATTGCATTAACAACCATGATAATAGTGACAATCTCTTGTAAAGATGAGAAAAAAGGTAGCGAAGTTTCCTTAGAAGAGATAGAAATGAATGATGCAAAAAAAATGTCTATGAGTGCTTCGGAAAAAGTAAAGGTAGAAACTATTCTTTCAGATTACTTTAATCTTAAAAATGCATTAGTGGATGATGACAACGATAAAGCCAAAACCTTAGGCAATACACTTGCTAAATCTTTAAGTAGTCTTGATCAGTCACAGTATTCAGAAAATCAACTAGAGAAATTAGCAAGTATTATAGCAGATGCAACGGAGCAATCTAAACATATTTCAGAGGCTGATATAGTAAAACAGCGAGAGTATTTTAAAATTTTAAGTAAAGATTTAACCAATATGGTAGCCTTTACAGGAACAGAAAACACATTATATCAACAGTTTTGTCCAATGTATGATGATGGTAGTGCTTGGTTGAGTAAAAGCGATAATATTAAAAATCCGTATTACGGCAGTAAAATGCTTACCTGTGGGAAAGTGCAAAAGGAAATCAATTAA
- a CDS encoding TolC family protein: protein MKNSILNLCFWFVVLSVKAQHVQKYIEEAVENNPEIQSLELRYQIADEKVNEAAWIPNTEISAGYFVSEPETRVGAQRARIGVKQMLPWFGTITARENYATSMADSEYVEIVIAKRKLALSVSRSYYELFLIRSKQGILEQNIQLLQTYERLALTSVQVGKASAVDVLRLQIRQNELQQQIEILEEAFISERSAFNILRNREENSAVEIVALLEIPNEDFGIDTEKLALNPELLKYDKLYESVVKSELLNQRESAPAIGFGIDYLPVIERTDMVLDDNGKDILMPMVSVSVPIFNHRYKSISKQNELRKQEIEFQKNSRLNVLESAFAKAISERNQARIAYNIQGKNVAQAKDAEQILIANYETGTIDFNDVLDIQELQLKFELNQIASIKSFYTQQSILNYLIQ, encoded by the coding sequence ATGAAAAATAGTATTCTAAATCTCTGTTTTTGGTTTGTTGTTCTTTCCGTAAAAGCACAACATGTTCAAAAGTATATAGAAGAAGCGGTTGAAAATAATCCTGAGATTCAATCTCTGGAATTAAGATATCAAATTGCGGATGAAAAAGTAAATGAGGCGGCTTGGATTCCTAATACGGAAATAAGTGCCGGCTATTTTGTAAGTGAACCGGAAACTAGGGTTGGCGCACAACGTGCAAGGATAGGGGTAAAACAAATGTTGCCATGGTTTGGTACAATTACCGCCCGTGAAAATTACGCTACCTCAATGGCAGATTCTGAGTATGTGGAAATCGTTATCGCAAAAAGAAAATTGGCGCTATCGGTATCCCGATCATATTATGAGTTATTTCTAATACGTTCAAAGCAAGGAATACTTGAACAAAATATTCAACTATTACAAACCTATGAGCGCCTGGCATTAACCTCGGTACAAGTGGGAAAGGCTTCTGCGGTAGATGTTTTACGATTACAGATTCGCCAGAATGAGCTACAACAGCAAATAGAAATACTAGAAGAAGCTTTTATTTCTGAACGGTCAGCCTTCAATATTTTACGCAATAGAGAGGAAAATTCAGCTGTGGAAATAGTTGCCTTATTGGAAATTCCCAATGAGGATTTTGGTATAGATACAGAAAAACTTGCCCTTAACCCAGAACTATTAAAATATGATAAACTTTATGAGTCTGTTGTAAAATCAGAATTGCTTAACCAACGTGAAAGTGCACCTGCAATTGGGTTTGGTATAGATTATTTACCGGTTATCGAACGTACCGATATGGTCTTAGATGACAATGGTAAAGATATTTTAATGCCCATGGTTTCAGTTTCAGTGCCCATTTTTAATCATAGGTATAAATCTATTTCTAAGCAAAATGAATTACGAAAACAAGAAATAGAATTTCAAAAGAACAGTCGCCTTAATGTATTGGAGTCTGCTTTTGCAAAAGCGATATCAGAACGTAACCAAGCTAGAATAGCCTACAACATTCAAGGTAAAAATGTAGCGCAGGCCAAAGATGCCGAGCAAATTCTAATTGCCAATTACGAGACCGGCACAATTGACTTTAATGATGTGTTGGACATACAGGAACTACAGCTCAAATTTGAGTTGAATCAAATAGCATCAATAAAATCATTTTATACCCAACAATCAATTCTTAATTATCTAATTCAATAA
- a CDS encoding efflux RND transporter permease subunit, which produces MLNKSIKFLIENKLVAILLFSLFVCWGIVSTPFNWNTGILPSNPVAVDAIPDIGENQQIVFSKWAGRSPQDIEDQITYPLTTTLLGIPGVKTIRSSSMFGFSSIYIIFEEDVEFYWTRSRILEKINSLPSGLLPDGVNPTLGPDATGLGQIYWYTLEGRDKDGNVTGGWDLQELRSIQDYYVKYGLASAGGVSEVASIGGYVQEYQIDIEPEKMRQYGIGLGDVVKAVKESNQDIGVQTLEMNQAEYLVRGLGYVKSISDLEDAVVTSNDYTSIHIKDIANVHLGPQARRGILDKEGSEVVGGVVVARYGANPLEVINNIKEQIKEIAPGLPSKVLADGRTSQLTIVPFYDRTELIQETLHTLNEALTLEILITILVIIVMVFNLRASILISGLLPVAVLMVFIAMKLFNVDANIVALSGIAIAIGTMVDVGVILAENMIRHLEDEKLRFQENGVEYTTNEIIYNATAEVSGAILTAVLTTIISFLPVFTMIGAEGKLFRPLAFTKTMALTASLVIALFLIPPIAAFLFRKRNLKIGTTYFINGLLIILGSIAIFYGYWLGLLLVAFGAVAFFKISSFISSKQGNLINIIISTIAIVVLLAEYWRPLGFNRSIIMNLIFVSIICFGLLGVFIVFRRYYDQILRWALENRLLFLTIPTVVLILGVLIMRNTGKEFMPALNEGSFLLMPTSLPHAGVEENKRVLQQLDMAVASIPEIETVVGKSGRTESALDPAPLSMYENMIQYKSEYMRNSNGERQRYKVNDDGLFVLKNDMYIINPNNDINDDVNYEASILKTIATIRDLIADDDGEYYRNWRPEINTPDDIWNEIVRVTKFPGVTSAPKLQPIETRLVMLQTGMRAPMGIKVKGPDLKTIEDFGIQLEAILKEVEGVKKQAVFADRIVGKPYLLIDIKRKQLARYGLTIMDVQEVLQVAVGGMSLTQTVEGRERYGVRVRYPRELRANPEDLKNIYVPINNGTQVPLGDLVDIRYEQGPQVIKSEDTFLIGYVLFDKLDGFAEVNVVESAQARIEQKIENGSLIVPQGVSYRFTGTYENQLRAEKTLSIVVPMALLIIFLILYFQFKSVATSLMVFTGISVAFAGGFIMIWLYGQDWFFNFSLFGENLRTLFNMKTINLSVAVWVGFIALFGIATDDGVVMATYLTQTFDRENPTDKTGVRVATLEAAGKRIRPCLMTTVTTILALLPVLTSTGKGSDIMMPMAIPIFGGMIIDITSYFLVPVLYSWKKEYQLKKLNR; this is translated from the coding sequence ATGCTAAATAAGAGCATTAAGTTTCTCATAGAAAATAAATTAGTGGCTATACTGTTATTCTCACTTTTTGTTTGTTGGGGGATTGTAAGCACACCTTTTAATTGGAATACCGGTATTCTACCGTCTAATCCGGTTGCTGTAGACGCCATACCAGATATAGGAGAAAACCAACAAATAGTTTTTAGCAAATGGGCTGGTAGGTCTCCGCAAGATATAGAAGACCAAATCACCTATCCTTTAACAACCACCCTTTTGGGAATACCTGGTGTTAAAACTATTCGTAGTTCATCTATGTTTGGCTTTTCTAGTATTTATATCATTTTCGAGGAAGATGTTGAATTTTACTGGACTCGAAGCCGCATTCTAGAAAAAATAAATTCGTTGCCAAGTGGTTTGCTTCCCGATGGTGTAAACCCCACATTAGGACCGGACGCTACAGGATTAGGGCAAATTTATTGGTACACTTTAGAAGGTCGAGATAAGGATGGTAATGTAACTGGAGGATGGGACTTACAAGAGCTTAGAAGCATTCAAGATTACTATGTAAAGTATGGGTTGGCTTCTGCGGGTGGTGTTTCTGAAGTAGCTTCCATTGGCGGGTATGTACAAGAATATCAAATAGATATTGAGCCTGAGAAAATGCGTCAATATGGTATTGGCTTAGGCGATGTCGTTAAGGCTGTTAAGGAGTCTAATCAAGATATTGGGGTACAGACTCTAGAAATGAATCAAGCGGAATATTTGGTTCGTGGCTTAGGTTATGTGAAATCTATTTCAGATTTAGAAGATGCGGTGGTAACTTCAAATGATTATACTTCGATTCATATCAAGGATATTGCAAATGTTCATTTAGGTCCCCAAGCAAGAAGGGGGATTTTGGATAAAGAAGGTTCAGAAGTTGTAGGTGGTGTAGTGGTTGCCAGATATGGTGCTAACCCCTTAGAGGTAATTAATAATATTAAGGAACAAATCAAAGAAATTGCACCGGGTTTACCTTCAAAAGTATTAGCTGATGGGAGAACATCCCAGTTAACCATAGTTCCTTTTTATGACCGTACAGAGCTTATTCAAGAAACCTTACATACGTTAAACGAAGCGCTTACGCTAGAAATTCTTATTACTATTCTTGTAATTATAGTCATGGTATTCAATCTACGTGCATCTATACTTATTTCGGGTTTATTGCCGGTGGCGGTATTGATGGTTTTTATTGCCATGAAACTATTTAATGTAGACGCTAATATTGTCGCATTATCTGGAATTGCAATCGCCATAGGTACTATGGTAGATGTTGGGGTAATACTCGCAGAGAATATGATTCGGCATCTAGAAGATGAGAAACTGCGTTTTCAAGAAAATGGTGTAGAATATACAACCAATGAAATTATATACAACGCAACAGCCGAGGTCTCTGGGGCAATATTAACAGCTGTTTTAACTACGATTATTAGTTTTTTACCTGTTTTTACAATGATTGGTGCAGAAGGTAAACTTTTTCGTCCGCTAGCATTTACCAAAACCATGGCATTAACGGCATCTTTGGTAATTGCACTTTTCTTAATACCCCCAATCGCCGCTTTTCTTTTTAGAAAGAGAAATTTAAAAATAGGGACTACATATTTTATTAATGGTTTATTAATAATTCTAGGTTCTATTGCCATTTTTTATGGCTATTGGTTGGGCTTATTGTTAGTTGCTTTTGGTGCTGTGGCTTTTTTTAAAATCAGTTCTTTTATCTCTTCGAAACAAGGGAATTTGATAAACATCATAATATCAACTATAGCAATTGTAGTCTTACTTGCAGAATACTGGAGACCACTTGGGTTTAATCGTAGCATTATCATGAATTTGATTTTTGTTTCAATTATTTGCTTCGGTCTATTGGGTGTATTTATAGTTTTTAGAAGGTATTATGACCAAATTCTTCGTTGGGCTTTAGAGAACCGACTTCTGTTTCTAACAATACCTACGGTTGTTTTAATACTGGGCGTTCTCATTATGAGAAATACTGGAAAAGAATTTATGCCTGCTCTTAATGAAGGCTCCTTTCTTTTAATGCCAACTTCTTTACCACATGCTGGTGTTGAAGAAAATAAGCGTGTACTACAACAACTAGATATGGCAGTTGCCAGTATTCCAGAAATAGAGACCGTAGTTGGTAAATCTGGTAGAACAGAATCTGCACTTGACCCAGCTCCTTTATCTATGTATGAAAACATGATTCAGTATAAGTCTGAATACATGAGAAATAGTAACGGAGAAAGGCAACGCTACAAGGTAAACGATGATGGATTGTTTGTTCTTAAGAATGATATGTACATTATTAACCCTAATAATGATATAAATGATGATGTAAATTATGAGGCTTCAATATTAAAAACAATAGCCACTATTAGGGATTTAATTGCTGATGACGATGGAGAATATTATCGAAACTGGCGACCAGAAATTAATACTCCAGATGATATTTGGAATGAAATAGTTAGGGTAACCAAATTCCCAGGGGTTACATCTGCTCCAAAATTACAACCTATTGAAACTAGACTTGTAATGTTGCAGACCGGTATGCGAGCTCCTATGGGCATTAAAGTTAAAGGACCTGATTTAAAAACTATTGAAGATTTCGGAATTCAATTGGAAGCCATTCTAAAGGAGGTTGAAGGGGTTAAGAAACAAGCTGTTTTTGCAGATCGTATCGTTGGTAAGCCATATCTACTTATTGACATTAAAAGAAAGCAATTAGCCCGTTATGGATTAACAATAATGGATGTGCAAGAGGTTCTTCAAGTAGCAGTTGGTGGTATGTCTCTTACGCAAACGGTAGAAGGCAGGGAACGTTACGGTGTAAGAGTTCGCTACCCTAGAGAATTAAGGGCGAACCCAGAAGATTTGAAAAATATTTATGTCCCAATAAATAATGGAACACAAGTGCCTTTGGGTGATCTTGTAGATATAAGATATGAACAAGGACCACAGGTTATTAAAAGTGAAGACACTTTTTTAATAGGTTATGTCTTGTTTGATAAATTGGATGGTTTTGCTGAAGTTAATGTTGTAGAAAGTGCACAAGCTCGAATTGAGCAAAAAATTGAAAACGGTAGTTTGATAGTTCCTCAGGGTGTCAGCTATCGCTTTACCGGAACCTATGAGAATCAACTAAGGGCAGAGAAAACACTTTCAATAGTAGTGCCTATGGCACTGTTAATTATTTTCTTGATATTATATTTTCAGTTTAAATCGGTAGCCACATCATTAATGGTGTTTACAGGCATCTCTGTTGCCTTTGCAGGTGGTTTTATCATGATCTGGTTATATGGACAAGATTGGTTTTTTAATTTTAGTTTATTCGGAGAAAATCTACGGACACTTTTTAATATGAAGACCATTAACCTAAGTGTAGCTGTCTGGGTTGGTTTTATTGCCTTGTTCGGTATTGCTACAGATGACGGTGTAGTTATGGCTACCTATCTCACCCAAACATTCGATAGGGAAAACCCTACAGATAAAACAGGAGTTCGAGTAGCAACTTTAGAAGCTGCAGGTAAACGTATTCGTCCTTGTTTAATGACTACCGTAACTACCATATTGGCACTACTGCCTGTACTAACATCTACGGGAAAGGGAAGTGATATTATGATGCCGATGGCTATTCCCATATTTGGAGGAATGATCATAGATATCACATCTTATTTCTTGGTTCCTGTTCTCTATAGCTGGAAAAAAGAATATCAACTTAAAAAATTAAATAGATGA